Proteins encoded by one window of Blautia argi:
- a CDS encoding NAD(P)H-dependent glycerol-3-phosphate dehydrogenase: MAKVSVFGAGSWGTALAILLTENGHDTILWSHRKEQAEELAREREHREKLPKVLLPEKLEITADLEAALKERDVLVLAVPSVAVRSTAKKMRPYVKEGQLIVNVAKGIEEHTLTTLTDMIEEEIPGSCACVLSGPSHAEEVSRGLPTTCVVGARSRETAEYLQNIFMSPVFRVYISPDILGIELGGALKNVIALAAGTADGLGYGDNTKAALITRGITEISRLGIAMGARADTFYGLSGIGDLIVTCASRHSRNRKAGFLMGQGRTMEEAMKEVNMVVEGVYSAKAGLELSRKYGVEMPIIQQVNRVLFEGKNPAEAVKELMVRDKKIESWDSAWEK, from the coding sequence TTGGCTAAGGTAAGTGTATTTGGGGCAGGAAGCTGGGGAACGGCTCTTGCTATTTTGCTGACCGAAAACGGACATGATACAATTTTGTGGTCTCACAGAAAGGAACAGGCAGAGGAGCTGGCACGGGAACGGGAGCATAGGGAAAAGCTTCCGAAGGTGCTGCTTCCTGAAAAGCTGGAAATTACCGCAGACCTTGAAGCGGCCTTAAAAGAGAGGGACGTGCTGGTGCTTGCCGTACCTTCTGTAGCTGTACGCAGTACAGCAAAGAAAATGCGTCCCTATGTGAAAGAGGGACAGTTGATTGTCAATGTTGCCAAAGGGATTGAAGAGCATACCCTGACTACTCTGACAGATATGATAGAGGAAGAAATTCCCGGATCCTGTGCCTGCGTGCTGTCCGGGCCCAGTCATGCAGAAGAGGTCAGCCGGGGACTGCCCACGACCTGTGTGGTAGGGGCAAGAAGCCGGGAAACCGCAGAATATCTGCAGAATATTTTTATGAGTCCTGTTTTTCGAGTGTATATCAGCCCAGACATTCTGGGAATTGAGCTTGGCGGTGCTCTGAAAAATGTCATTGCCCTGGCGGCAGGTACCGCAGATGGACTGGGCTATGGAGATAACACAAAGGCGGCTCTGATTACCAGAGGAATTACGGAAATTTCCCGTCTGGGCATTGCTATGGGAGCAAGGGCTGACACCTTTTATGGGCTGTCAGGTATCGGGGACTTGATTGTTACCTGTGCCAGCCGTCATAGCCGGAATCGAAAAGCAGGTTTTCTCATGGGACAGGGAAGAACCATGGAAGAAGCTATGAAAGAAGTCAACATGGTGGTAGAAGGGGTGTATTCCGCAAAAGCGGGATTGGAGCTTTCCCGGAAATACGGGGTGGAAATGCCTATTATCCAGCAGGTAAATCGTGTGCTTTTTGAAGGGAAAAATCCTGCGGAGGCAGTAAAAGAACTTATGGTGAGAGATAAGAAAATAGAATCCTGGGACAGTGCCTGGGAAAAATAG
- the plsY gene encoding glycerol-3-phosphate 1-O-acyltransferase PlsY, whose translation MLLRMICLAVGYVCGLFQTSYIYGKKQGIDIREHGSGNAGSTNALRTMGKKAGALTLLGDCLKCVAAIWMIRLIFASHAGEDLLLLELYAGAGCILGHNFPFYLKFKGGKGIAASVGLLLAFDWRLFLVCAVLFFAAFFLTHYVSLGSLLGYLGFVVALVIFGQMGTYNCTQSALYEMYAIAVGLMILAYWRHRQNIVRLLHGNENKIFLGKKR comes from the coding sequence ATGTTGTTGCGTATGATTTGTCTGGCAGTAGGATATGTATGCGGACTGTTTCAGACCTCCTATATCTATGGAAAAAAACAGGGGATTGATATCCGGGAACACGGAAGCGGAAATGCAGGAAGTACCAATGCTTTGCGTACTATGGGGAAAAAGGCGGGTGCCCTGACTCTTTTAGGGGACTGCTTAAAATGTGTGGCAGCCATCTGGATGATCCGTCTGATTTTTGCCTCCCATGCAGGAGAGGATTTGCTTTTGCTAGAACTTTATGCAGGGGCAGGCTGTATTTTAGGACATAATTTTCCTTTTTATCTGAAGTTTAAAGGCGGAAAGGGAATTGCAGCATCTGTAGGGCTTTTACTTGCTTTTGACTGGCGGCTGTTTCTGGTGTGTGCCGTGCTGTTTTTTGCCGCATTTTTTCTGACCCATTATGTGTCCTTGGGTTCTCTTTTGGGGTATCTGGGCTTTGTGGTGGCTCTGGTGATTTTTGGGCAGATGGGAACCTATAACTGTACACAGTCGGCGCTTTATGAGATGTACGCCATAGCTGTGGGGCTGATGATTCTGGCATACTGGCGGCACAGACAGAATATTGTGCGCCTGCTTCATGGAAATGAAAACAAGATATTTCTCGGGAAAAAGAGGTGA
- the der gene encoding ribosome biogenesis GTPase Der, producing MSKPIVAIVGRPNVGKSTLFNALAGERISIVKDTPGVTRDRIYAEVTWLDKTFTMIDTGGIEPESKDIILSQMREQAQIAIDTADVIIFMTDVRQGLVDADAKVADMLRRSNKPVVLVVNKVDSFQKFMMDIYEFYNLGIGEPVPISAASMLGLGDMLEKVVEHFDEHAGEEEESDIPKIAVVGKPNVGKSSLINKILGEDRVIVSNIAGTTRDAIDTLVEYNGKEYTFIDTAGLRRKNKIKEELERYSIIRTVTAVERADVVVMMIDATEGVTEQDAKIAGIAHDRGKGVVIAVNKWDAIEKNDKTIYKFTNKVRETLSYMPYAEIMFISAQTGQRIPKLFETIDMVLENQTLRIQTGVLNEIVTEAIAMQQPPSDKGKRLKIFYTTQVAVKPPTFVIFVNDKELMHFSYTRYLENKIREAFGFKGTSLKFIIRERKEGE from the coding sequence ATGAGCAAACCGATTGTAGCAATAGTTGGCAGGCCTAATGTAGGAAAATCTACTCTTTTTAATGCGCTGGCAGGAGAGAGAATTTCTATTGTAAAGGATACGCCCGGAGTGACAAGGGATAGAATTTATGCGGAAGTGACTTGGCTTGACAAGACTTTTACCATGATAGATACCGGCGGTATTGAACCGGAAAGTAAGGATATTATTTTGTCCCAGATGAGAGAGCAGGCACAGATTGCCATTGATACGGCTGACGTGATTATTTTTATGACAGATGTAAGGCAGGGGCTGGTGGACGCAGACGCTAAAGTAGCAGATATGCTGCGGAGAAGTAACAAGCCGGTGGTTTTAGTGGTAAATAAGGTGGACAGTTTCCAGAAATTTATGATGGACATCTATGAATTTTACAACCTGGGAATCGGAGAGCCGGTGCCTATTTCCGCTGCTTCCATGCTGGGACTCGGCGATATGCTGGAAAAGGTTGTGGAGCATTTTGACGAACATGCGGGAGAGGAAGAGGAAAGCGACATTCCGAAAATTGCCGTGGTTGGAAAGCCAAATGTAGGAAAATCCTCCCTTATTAATAAGATTCTGGGAGAGGATCGTGTAATTGTTTCCAACATTGCCGGCACTACCAGAGATGCCATTGACACTCTTGTGGAATACAATGGCAAAGAATACACATTTATCGATACAGCAGGACTGCGTCGGAAAAATAAGATTAAGGAAGAGCTGGAGCGCTATAGCATTATCCGTACTGTAACGGCAGTAGAGCGGGCAGATGTGGTGGTTATGATGATTGACGCCACAGAAGGCGTGACCGAGCAGGACGCCAAAATCGCAGGAATTGCCCATGACAGAGGAAAAGGTGTTGTCATTGCTGTAAACAAATGGGACGCCATTGAGAAAAATGACAAAACCATTTACAAATTCACAAATAAGGTGCGGGAAACTCTTTCTTACATGCCTTATGCGGAAATTATGTTTATTTCCGCTCAGACGGGACAGAGAATTCCGAAGTTGTTTGAAACCATTGATATGGTGCTGGAAAATCAGACCCTGCGGATTCAGACCGGTGTGTTAAATGAAATTGTTACAGAGGCCATTGCCATGCAGCAGCCGCCTTCTGATAAAGGCAAGCGCCTGAAAATTTTCTACACCACACAGGTAGCTGTAAAGCCGCCTACCTTTGTAATTTTTGTAAATGACAAGGAACTGATGCACTTTTCCTATACAAGATACCTGGAAAATAAAATCAGAGAGGCCTTTGGATTTAAGGGGACTTCCCTGAAATTTATTATCCGTGAGCGTAAAGAAGGAGAATAA
- a CDS encoding DUF512 domain-containing protein codes for MKNSRHKISRVKEGSIAWELELQPGDELLSINGQPIEDVFDYHYLVNDEYIELLVQKPNGEEWELEVEKEFEEDLGLEFENSLMDEYRSCRNKCVFCFIDQMPPGMRETLYFKDDDSRLSFLQGNYVTLTNMSDHDIDRIIHYHLAPINISFQTTNPRLRCEMLHNRFAGDVFPKVQRLFEAGIEMNGQIVLCKGLNDKEELERSIADLTGYLPHLKSVSVVPVGLSKYRDGLYPLEPFTKEDAAQVIDTIEAWQKKLYPEYGLHFIHASDEWYLLAGRELPEEERYDGYLQLENGVGMLRLLDEEVREALKERKGDERKRTISFATGRLAYPCIMGYAKEIQKKYPNMDIKGYEIRNDFFGESITVSGLLTGQDILAQLKGQELGEYLLLPCNLLRSGEEIFLDDKTVEEIEQELGVPVKIVEESGADFVTAVLEQETERTHKRRTMYEQTDCSNSWQA; via the coding sequence ATGAAAAACAGCCGACATAAAATCAGCCGGGTAAAGGAAGGGAGCATTGCCTGGGAGCTGGAGCTGCAGCCGGGAGATGAGCTGCTTTCCATTAACGGACAACCCATAGAAGATGTGTTTGATTACCATTACCTGGTGAACGATGAATATATAGAGCTTTTGGTGCAGAAGCCAAATGGAGAAGAATGGGAACTGGAGGTTGAAAAGGAATTTGAGGAAGACCTGGGACTGGAATTTGAAAACAGTCTGATGGACGAATACCGTTCCTGCAGAAACAAATGTGTTTTCTGCTTTATTGACCAGATGCCTCCGGGAATGCGGGAAACCCTTTATTTTAAAGATGATGACTCCCGTCTTTCCTTTCTCCAGGGGAATTATGTGACCCTGACTAATATGAGTGACCATGATATTGACCGAATTATTCACTATCATCTGGCGCCTATTAATATTTCCTTTCAGACAACAAATCCCAGGCTTCGCTGTGAAATGCTGCACAACCGTTTTGCGGGAGATGTTTTCCCAAAAGTACAGCGGCTTTTTGAGGCAGGGATAGAGATGAACGGACAGATTGTCCTTTGCAAGGGGTTAAATGACAAAGAGGAGCTGGAGCGCAGTATTGCGGATCTTACCGGATATCTGCCCCATTTAAAAAGTGTTTCTGTGGTTCCTGTGGGACTGAGCAAATACAGGGACGGGCTTTATCCTTTAGAACCCTTTACAAAGGAAGATGCAGCACAGGTGATTGACACCATTGAAGCATGGCAGAAAAAGCTGTATCCCGAATATGGGCTGCATTTTATCCATGCCAGCGATGAATGGTATCTGCTGGCGGGAAGAGAGCTTCCTGAGGAAGAAAGATATGATGGCTACTTACAGCTTGAAAACGGTGTGGGCATGCTCAGACTTTTAGACGAGGAGGTTCGGGAAGCCTTAAAGGAGCGAAAGGGAGATGAACGAAAGAGAACCATCTCTTTTGCCACAGGACGCCTTGCCTATCCATGCATTATGGGATATGCAAAAGAGATTCAAAAAAAATATCCCAACATGGATATCAAAGGCTATGAAATCCGCAACGATTTCTTTGGAGAGAGCATTACGGTATCCGGACTTCTTACAGGTCAGGACATTCTGGCTCAGTTAAAGGGACAGGAACTGGGAGAATATCTGCTTCTGCCCTGCAATCTTTTGAGAAGCGGAGAGGAAATCTTTTTAGACGATAAAACCGTAGAAGAGATAGAACAGGAACTGGGAGTTCCTGTGAAAATTGTAGAAGAGAGCGGCGCTGATTTTGTGACCGCGGTTTTGGAACAGGAAACAGAGAGAACACATAAAAGGAGAACAATGTATGAGCAAACCGATTGTAGCAATAGTTGGCAGGCCTAA
- a CDS encoding PcsB-like coiled-coil domain-containing protein — MKLRIQYMYENSDNSYMMLLLEADSFTDFLSQAENMTEMTKYDRKMLEEYKKTTEEIKEKENSIKKEQKKLENLKQESLEKQDEVAVVVKSTRGQIETYESQISAEQSSAKALLGKIEQQKNNIDHLIKLQKDEEAAQILAQQKEEASGPSQDNSGVVQQPVQPSAPEAEDNSQNSQPEEAPAPQEQPENNQSESQNNSNGNYLGRFTLTGYCNCEKCGGHESGLTASGTTPVPGRTVAMGGVPFGTKLLINGNVYTVEDRGVPYGHVDIFFNSHEEALQFGRGTADVYQVN; from the coding sequence ATGAAGCTTCGGATCCAATATATGTATGAAAACTCAGATAATTCTTATATGATGCTTTTGTTAGAGGCGGACAGCTTCACAGATTTCTTAAGTCAGGCAGAAAACATGACAGAAATGACAAAGTATGACAGAAAGATGCTGGAAGAGTACAAGAAAACCACAGAAGAAATCAAAGAAAAAGAGAATAGCATTAAAAAAGAACAGAAGAAACTGGAAAATCTGAAGCAGGAAAGTCTGGAAAAACAGGATGAGGTTGCAGTCGTGGTGAAAAGTACCAGAGGCCAGATTGAAACCTATGAAAGTCAGATTTCTGCAGAACAGAGCAGCGCGAAAGCGTTGCTGGGTAAGATTGAACAGCAGAAAAATAACATTGACCATTTGATTAAACTGCAAAAGGACGAAGAGGCAGCACAGATTCTGGCACAGCAGAAAGAGGAGGCTTCCGGACCGTCCCAGGACAATTCCGGCGTCGTGCAGCAGCCTGTACAGCCAAGTGCACCGGAAGCAGAGGATAACAGCCAGAATTCTCAGCCGGAAGAAGCGCCTGCACCTCAAGAGCAGCCTGAGAATAATCAGAGTGAATCTCAGAACAATTCCAATGGAAATTATCTTGGGAGATTTACCCTGACAGGCTATTGTAACTGTGAAAAGTGCGGTGGACATGAAAGCGGACTGACAGCCAGCGGAACCACACCGGTACCGGGAAGAACCGTTGCCATGGGAGGCGTTCCTTTTGGTACAAAGCTGCTGATTAACGGAAATGTATACACTGTAGAGGACAGAGGTGTTCCATATGGGCATGTGGATATTTTCTTTAACAGCCATGAAGAGGCGCTGCAGTTTGGAAGAGGTACTGCAGATGTTTATCAGGTAAATTAA
- the pgeF gene encoding peptidoglycan editing factor PgeF codes for MELREKNGVSFLAYPVFEKLSGFYHGFSTRKGGVSKGVYTSMNLSFTRGDREADVMENYRRIAKAIGFPVESLVCADQTHTTNIRIVTEEDRGKGVTRERDYRNIDGLVTNVSGITLTTFYADCVPLFFIDPVNRAIGLSHSGWRGTVGRIGAKTLEIMEKEYGTRAKDVYATIGPSICQDCYEVSGDVAEQFIQEFLAGGEDRSLVYQKENGKYQLNLWRANELVLQEAGISSEHISLPGICTCCNPELLFSHRASKGRRGNLCAFLGIKNQ; via the coding sequence ATGGAATTAAGAGAAAAAAATGGTGTTTCCTTTCTGGCATATCCGGTATTTGAGAAACTGTCCGGATTTTACCATGGATTTTCCACCAGAAAGGGCGGAGTCAGCAAAGGGGTTTATACTTCTATGAATCTGAGCTTTACCAGAGGAGACAGAGAAGCGGACGTTATGGAAAATTACAGAAGGATTGCGAAAGCCATAGGATTTCCCGTAGAGAGCCTGGTATGCGCAGACCAGACCCATACAACCAATATTCGTATTGTGACAGAAGAAGACCGGGGCAAGGGAGTTACAAGAGAAAGAGATTACAGAAACATAGACGGCCTTGTGACAAATGTTTCGGGGATAACCCTGACAACCTTTTATGCAGACTGTGTCCCCTTATTTTTTATTGATCCGGTAAATCGTGCCATAGGGCTTTCGCATTCCGGCTGGAGAGGCACGGTAGGGCGGATAGGAGCCAAAACTCTGGAGATTATGGAAAAAGAATACGGAACAAGGGCAAAAGACGTTTATGCGACCATAGGCCCTTCTATCTGCCAGGACTGCTATGAGGTCAGTGGGGACGTGGCAGAGCAGTTTATACAGGAATTTCTGGCAGGAGGAGAGGACAGAAGTCTGGTGTATCAAAAGGAGAACGGCAAGTATCAGCTCAATCTCTGGAGAGCCAATGAGCTTGTATTGCAAGAGGCAGGAATCTCTTCAGAACATATAAGCCTTCCCGGAATTTGTACCTGCTGTAATCCCGAACTGCTGTTTTCCCACAGGGCAAGCAAAGGCAGAAGGGGAAATCTCTGTGCCTTTCTTGGAATAAAGAATCAATAG
- a CDS encoding YraN family protein, producing the protein MTQKAKKESKRAVGTFYEEAAVRYLKDQGYEILCRNFSCRQGEIDIVAREGEYLCFVEVKYRSTEGFGDGLAAVDRKKQQRISRTALYYLTKQGYGMETPCRFDVVGITPKGVKLIKNAFEFRG; encoded by the coding sequence ATGACGCAAAAGGCGAAAAAGGAATCCAAAAGAGCAGTAGGCACCTTTTATGAAGAAGCGGCTGTCCGGTATTTAAAAGATCAGGGATATGAGATTTTGTGCCGAAATTTTTCCTGTAGACAGGGAGAGATTGATATTGTGGCAAGAGAGGGGGAATATCTGTGTTTTGTGGAAGTAAAATACCGCAGCACAGAAGGTTTTGGGGACGGTCTTGCGGCTGTGGACAGGAAAAAGCAGCAGCGGATTTCAAGAACAGCCCTTTACTATCTTACAAAGCAGGGATATGGTATGGAAACACCTTGTCGCTTTGACGTGGTAGGCATTACCCCCAAGGGTGTGAAACTGATAAAAAATGCATTTGAATTCAGAGGATAG
- a CDS encoding ribonuclease HII, protein MKSIQEIRNEFKIAPEEELPALCALYRKDERKGIQNLLVQAEKRILSLEKEKQRIEGMCAYEKEYEHLGYICGIDEVGRGPFAGPVVAGAVVLPRDCRILYINDSKQLSEKKREELYEEIMDKAVAAEVGYASPARIDEINILQATYEAMREAVAKLPIKPQILLNDAVTIPGISIPQVPIIKGDAKSISIAAASIVAKVTRDRLMREYDKIMPQYGFASNKGYGSGAHIEALKKYGPTPIHRRSFIHNVLGEKV, encoded by the coding sequence ATGAAAAGTATTCAGGAAATAAGAAATGAATTTAAAATTGCGCCGGAGGAAGAGCTTCCGGCGCTTTGCGCCCTTTACAGAAAAGATGAGAGAAAAGGAATTCAAAATCTGCTGGTACAGGCTGAAAAGCGGATTTTAAGCCTGGAAAAGGAAAAACAGCGGATAGAGGGCATGTGCGCATATGAGAAGGAGTATGAGCATCTGGGTTATATCTGCGGCATAGATGAGGTGGGCAGAGGCCCCTTTGCCGGTCCGGTTGTGGCAGGGGCTGTGGTTTTGCCCAGGGACTGCCGGATTTTGTATATCAATGATTCCAAACAGCTTTCAGAGAAGAAAAGAGAAGAACTATATGAGGAAATTATGGACAAGGCAGTGGCAGCAGAGGTGGGATACGCTTCTCCGGCCAGAATTGATGAGATCAATATTCTGCAGGCAACCTACGAGGCTATGCGGGAGGCTGTTGCAAAGCTGCCTATAAAGCCACAGATTCTTTTGAATGATGCCGTAACCATTCCAGGTATTTCCATTCCTCAGGTACCTATTATAAAAGGCGATGCAAAGAGTATTTCCATTGCAGCCGCCAGTATTGTAGCAAAGGTTACCAGGGACAGGCTTATGCGGGAATATGACAAAATTATGCCTCAGTATGGGTTTGCATCCAACAAAGGATACGGTTCTGGGGCTCATATAGAAGCTCTTAAAAAATACGGTCCCACGCCCATTCACAGACGTTCGTTTATTCACAATGTTCTGGGAGAAAAGGTATGA
- the ylqF gene encoding ribosome biogenesis GTPase YlqF: MNYQWYPGHMTKAKRMMQENIKLIDLIIEVVDARIPLSSRNPDIDELGKNKARLILLNKADLADERENEKWAAYFQEKGYYTVKLNAKSGAGIKNVLPVVMEACKEKLERDRKRGIKNRPIRAMVVGIPNVGKSTFINAFAGKACTKTGNKPGVTKGKQWIRINKNVELLDTPGILWPKFEDQSVGAKLAMVGSIKDEILNLEELSLELLGCLHEFYAGILEKRYEITESEDRVSMLTQIAENRKCIQKGNELDYGKAANLFLEEFRNGKIGRITLERP; the protein is encoded by the coding sequence ATGAATTATCAATGGTATCCTGGACATATGACAAAAGCAAAGCGTATGATGCAGGAAAATATAAAACTGATCGACCTGATTATTGAGGTGGTAGATGCAAGAATTCCCCTTTCCAGCAGGAATCCGGATATTGATGAATTGGGGAAAAATAAGGCAAGACTGATTCTTTTAAATAAAGCGGATCTGGCAGATGAACGGGAAAACGAGAAGTGGGCAGCGTATTTTCAGGAAAAGGGCTATTATACTGTAAAACTCAACGCCAAAAGCGGAGCAGGGATTAAAAATGTTCTGCCTGTGGTTATGGAAGCCTGTAAGGAAAAGCTGGAGAGAGATAGAAAAAGAGGCATTAAAAACCGTCCCATTCGCGCCATGGTGGTAGGGATTCCCAATGTAGGAAAGTCTACTTTTATTAATGCGTTTGCAGGAAAGGCCTGCACAAAAACAGGAAATAAACCAGGTGTTACAAAGGGAAAGCAGTGGATTCGTATTAATAAAAACGTGGAACTTTTAGATACGCCGGGAATTCTCTGGCCCAAGTTTGAAGACCAGAGCGTTGGAGCAAAACTGGCTATGGTAGGATCTATTAAAGATGAAATTTTAAATCTGGAAGAGCTGTCCTTAGAACTTCTGGGCTGTCTGCATGAATTTTACGCCGGAATTTTGGAAAAGAGATATGAGATTACAGAATCTGAGGATCGGGTTTCCATGCTAACCCAGATTGCAGAGAATCGGAAGTGTATCCAGAAAGGAAATGAGCTGGATTACGGAAAGGCTGCCAACCTTTTCCTGGAGGAGTTCCGAAACGGAAAAATCGGGAGAATTACACTGGAAAGACCTTAA
- the lepB gene encoding signal peptidase I encodes MSKKKKKNRDEQRELALEFIKSERGRCVFGWVFQITVVLALAAVTAIFFFQSISMQESSMEPTFQTGERFFVNKVSYKLGDPKRGDVIAFTKDGKDNAAVHIKRVIGLPGETVQIKDGQVYIDGKLHKESGKFAQISNPGLADEGVKLKKDEYFVLGDNRNNSEDSRFAEVKNVQKKYIEGKLWFRIAPFDRMGFLKN; translated from the coding sequence TTGAGCAAAAAGAAGAAAAAGAACAGAGATGAGCAAAGAGAGCTGGCACTGGAGTTTATTAAAAGCGAAAGGGGACGCTGTGTGTTTGGCTGGGTGTTTCAGATTACAGTGGTGCTTGCTCTTGCAGCAGTGACGGCAATCTTCTTTTTTCAGAGCATCAGCATGCAGGAGAGCAGTATGGAACCCACTTTTCAGACGGGAGAGCGCTTTTTTGTCAATAAGGTATCCTATAAGCTGGGAGATCCCAAGCGGGGAGATGTGATTGCCTTTACTAAGGACGGAAAGGACAACGCTGCCGTGCATATCAAACGGGTTATCGGGCTTCCCGGAGAAACCGTGCAGATTAAAGACGGACAGGTATATATCGACGGAAAGCTGCATAAGGAAAGCGGGAAATTTGCTCAGATAAGCAACCCTGGACTGGCAGATGAGGGAGTGAAGCTGAAAAAGGACGAATATTTTGTTCTGGGGGATAACCGGAACAACAGTGAGGACAGCCGATTTGCAGAAGTGAAAAACGTGCAGAAGAAATACATTGAGGGAAAGCTCTGGTTCCGCATAGCGCCCTTTGACCGTATGGGATTTTTAAAAAACTGA
- the rplS gene encoding 50S ribosomal protein L19 yields the protein MNEIIKNIEAAQMKAEAPEFNVGDTVRVHGKIKEGNRERIQIFEGVVLKKQGGSNRETFTVRKTSNGIGVEKTWPLHSPNVEKVEVIRRGKVRRAKLNYLRQRVGKAAKVKELVK from the coding sequence ATGAACGAAATTATCAAAAACATTGAAGCTGCTCAGATGAAAGCTGAAGCACCGGAATTTAACGTAGGTGACACTGTAAGAGTTCACGGAAAAATCAAAGAAGGAAACCGTGAAAGAATCCAGATTTTTGAAGGTGTTGTGCTGAAAAAACAGGGTGGAAGCAACCGTGAAACTTTCACAGTAAGAAAAACTTCCAACGGAATCGGCGTTGAAAAAACATGGCCATTACATTCCCCTAACGTAGAAAAAGTAGAAGTGATCAGACGCGGTAAAGTAAGACGTGCGAAACTGAATTACTTAAGACAGCGTGTAGGTAAAGCAGCTAAGGTAAAAGAGTTAGTTAAATAA